One Deinococcus grandis DNA window includes the following coding sequences:
- the cobA gene encoding uroporphyrinogen-III C-methyltransferase yields MTAPASSRAFVSLVGAGPGDAGLLTLRGREALEQAEVVLFDYLANPDLLRFAPQAETIYVGKKGFSEYIRQEQINDLLVQKALGDGGRRVVRLKGGDVFVFGRGGEEAEACVLAGIPFEVVPGVSSALAVPAYAGIPVTHRDLAQSFAVLTGNTRGGGAHYGRLSGVDTLVLLMGVRNLGEIAAELIEAGRAPGTPAATIQWGTTPQQRSVTGTLATIAARVREAGLEAPAVTVVGEVVRLHDPLQWFQAAHGARGPLAGQTVAVTRTRVGASDLSERLRARGASVLEVPLIRFAPTSQPEALHARLRDLSGVAWLLLTSNQAVAALFEHLDALGLDARHLAGTRLAAVGPSTARSLAERGLRADFVPSVAGARHLGAQIPATPDGGTLLHLTSQLAEDHLERALAARGLPYGRAELYRTEPARPDDLSMDRLRGAAVVTLASGSAARHLAALAGTDFRVAAMGEQTADAAREAGFTRVTVAAVPTLDALADAAEAALRTGAGEERPTGVPASRSQ; encoded by the coding sequence ATGACTGCGCCTGCCTCCTCCCGTGCGTTCGTGTCCCTGGTCGGCGCGGGTCCCGGCGACGCCGGACTGCTGACCCTGCGCGGCCGCGAGGCGCTGGAGCAGGCCGAGGTGGTGCTGTTCGACTACCTCGCCAACCCGGACCTGCTGCGCTTCGCCCCGCAGGCCGAGACGATCTACGTGGGCAAGAAGGGCTTTTCCGAGTACATCCGGCAGGAGCAGATCAACGACCTGCTGGTGCAGAAAGCGCTGGGGGACGGCGGGCGGCGCGTGGTGCGCCTGAAGGGCGGGGACGTGTTCGTGTTCGGTCGCGGCGGCGAGGAAGCCGAGGCGTGCGTGCTGGCCGGGATTCCCTTCGAGGTGGTGCCCGGCGTGAGCAGCGCCCTGGCCGTGCCCGCCTACGCCGGGATTCCCGTCACGCACCGCGATCTGGCGCAGTCGTTCGCGGTCCTGACCGGGAACACCCGGGGTGGCGGGGCGCACTACGGTCGGCTGTCGGGCGTGGACACGCTGGTGCTGCTGATGGGCGTGCGGAACCTGGGCGAGATCGCCGCCGAGCTGATCGAGGCGGGCCGCGCGCCCGGGACGCCCGCCGCGACCATCCAGTGGGGCACCACCCCGCAGCAGCGCAGCGTGACCGGCACCCTGGCGACCATCGCCGCGCGGGTGCGCGAGGCTGGCCTAGAAGCCCCGGCGGTGACGGTGGTGGGCGAGGTGGTGCGCCTGCACGACCCGCTGCAGTGGTTCCAGGCGGCGCACGGAGCGCGCGGGCCGCTGGCGGGGCAGACGGTCGCCGTGACCCGCACCCGCGTGGGCGCCAGCGACCTGTCCGAGCGGCTGCGCGCGCGGGGTGCGAGCGTGCTGGAAGTCCCGCTGATCCGCTTCGCGCCGACCTCGCAGCCGGAGGCGCTGCACGCCCGCCTGCGCGACCTGAGCGGGGTGGCGTGGCTGCTGCTGACCAGCAACCAGGCGGTCGCGGCGCTGTTCGAGCACCTGGACGCGCTGGGCCTGGACGCCCGGCACCTCGCGGGCACGCGGCTGGCGGCGGTGGGCCCCAGCACGGCCCGCTCGCTGGCCGAACGGGGCCTGCGCGCGGACTTCGTACCCAGCGTGGCGGGCGCGCGGCACCTGGGCGCGCAGATTCCCGCCACGCCGGACGGCGGGACGCTGCTGCACCTCACCTCGCAGCTGGCCGAGGATCACCTGGAACGCGCCCTGGCCGCGCGCGGCCTCCCGTACGGGCGGGCGGAACTGTACCGCACCGAACCCGCCCGGCCCGACGACCTGAGCATGGACCGCCTGCGCGGCGCGGCCGTGGTGACCCTGGCGTCCGGCAGCGCGGCGCGGCATCTGGCGGCCCTGGCCGGGACGGACTTCCGGGTGGCGGCGATGGGCGAGCAGACGGCCGACGCGGCGCGCGAGGCAGGCTTCACCCGCGTGACGGTGGCGGCCGTGCCGACGCTGGACGCCCTGGCCGACGCGGCCGAGGCGGCCCTGCGGACGGGGGCGGGGGAGGAGCGGCCCACGGGCGTTCCGGCGTCCCGCAGCCAGTGA
- a CDS encoding precorrin-2 dehydrogenase/sirohydrochlorin ferrochelatase family protein, translated as MSFLPAFLDLRGVRVVVVGGGEVALRRTRTLLDAGAQVQVVAPEQHPDLAALPVTALTRHYRRGDLSGAALVVAATGSADVNGAVVRDARAQGSLVNDAGDATHGNWRFPAQAQRSGVQVAVTSGRELPLLAQAIAERAAALLPDEAILDGWTARREASLTQPEAERAASLDALRRDIRQFVGLA; from the coding sequence GTGAGTTTCCTCCCTGCCTTCCTTGATCTTCGCGGCGTGCGCGTCGTCGTGGTCGGCGGGGGAGAGGTCGCGCTGCGCCGCACCCGCACCCTGCTGGACGCCGGGGCGCAGGTGCAGGTCGTCGCGCCCGAGCAGCACCCGGACCTCGCGGCGCTGCCCGTGACGGCCCTGACCCGTCACTACCGGCGGGGCGACCTGAGCGGCGCGGCGCTGGTCGTCGCCGCCACCGGCTCCGCCGACGTGAACGGCGCCGTCGTCCGCGACGCCCGCGCGCAGGGCTCCCTGGTGAACGACGCCGGGGACGCCACCCACGGCAACTGGCGTTTCCCCGCGCAGGCGCAGCGCTCGGGCGTGCAGGTCGCTGTGACCAGTGGGCGGGAACTCCCACTGCTGGCCCAGGCGATTGCCGAACGCGCCGCAGCCCTGCTGCCCGACGAGGCCATCCTGGACGGCTGGACCGCCCGGCGCGAGGCCTCCCTGACCCAGCCCGAAGCCGAGCGGGCCGCCAGCCTGGACGCCCTGCGCCGCGACATCCGCCAGTTCGTGGGGCTCGCGTGA
- the hemA gene encoding glutamyl-tRNA reductase has protein sequence MTLACPTAHALLTRTGAHAPQALDFVVVGLNHQTAPVEVRERAAVRAGHEGTLLSHLCGYAQEVMLLATCNRTEVYMAGVSGDPRAAFGGAWAQDLGEHLYVHTGEAAVTHLYRVAAGLDSLVIGETQIQGQVKRAWMDARERGLTGTTLNKVAQGALAAGKRVRFETGMSDKIVSVSSAAVELAQAALGSLAGRTALIIGAGETAELTLTHLRAAGVEDVIVVNRTVERARQLAEKLGGRPCAADYLEEVLPEADVLIASSGAPHYVLGADGVNAALRQRPGRPMFLIDISVPRILNPDIAGVPGAHLHNLDDLTGIVARNMQSRRAALPHANAIVRDAAADLSRWHLTRQARQRELALASD, from the coding sequence GTGACGCTCGCCTGCCCCACCGCGCACGCCCTGCTGACCCGCACGGGCGCGCACGCCCCGCAGGCGCTGGATTTCGTGGTCGTCGGCCTGAACCACCAGACCGCCCCCGTCGAGGTCCGCGAACGCGCCGCGGTGCGCGCCGGGCACGAGGGCACCCTGCTGTCGCACCTGTGCGGCTATGCGCAGGAGGTCATGCTGCTCGCCACCTGCAACCGCACCGAGGTGTACATGGCGGGCGTCAGCGGCGACCCCCGCGCCGCCTTCGGGGGCGCCTGGGCGCAGGACCTCGGCGAGCACCTGTACGTCCACACCGGCGAGGCCGCCGTCACGCACCTGTACCGCGTCGCCGCGGGCCTGGACAGCCTCGTCATCGGCGAGACGCAGATCCAGGGGCAGGTCAAACGCGCCTGGATGGACGCCCGCGAACGCGGCCTGACCGGCACCACCCTGAACAAGGTCGCGCAGGGCGCCCTGGCCGCCGGGAAACGCGTCCGCTTCGAGACCGGCATGAGCGACAAGATCGTCAGCGTGTCCAGCGCCGCCGTGGAACTCGCGCAGGCGGCCCTGGGCAGCCTCGCGGGCCGCACCGCGCTGATCATCGGCGCGGGCGAGACCGCCGAACTGACCCTCACGCACCTGCGCGCCGCGGGCGTCGAGGACGTCATCGTCGTGAATCGCACCGTGGAACGCGCCCGGCAGCTCGCCGAGAAACTGGGGGGGCGCCCCTGCGCCGCCGACTACCTCGAGGAGGTCCTGCCCGAGGCCGACGTCCTGATCGCCTCCAGCGGCGCGCCCCACTACGTCCTGGGCGCCGACGGCGTGAACGCCGCGCTGCGGCAGCGTCCGGGCCGCCCGATGTTCCTCATCGACATCAGCGTGCCGCGGATCCTGAACCCCGACATCGCCGGGGTGCCCGGCGCGCACCTGCACAACCTCGACGACCTGACCGGCATCGTGGCCCGCAACATGCAGAGCCGCCGCGCCGCGCTGCCGCACGCGAACGCCATCGTCCGCGACGCCGCCGCCGATCTGAGCCGCTGGCACCTGACCCGGCAGGCCCGGCAGCGCGAACTGGCCCTCGCCAGCGACTGA
- the ygfZ gene encoding YgfZ/GcvT domain-containing protein: MRRAASRTLGGMWTRIPSSSLRVTGADRVDFVHGQMTNNLRAAPTPGLVPCAFLNVRGQIEQFARAYRREQDVYLHLDAGQAGALAARLRRYIIFDQVEVQDVTDELRTVHVWPGAVPSGWQADGGDAQTFSLAGSTVLAGRVNRAGAAGVDLHYLARHGDAVLAALPGTEVALAELDAARVQAGIPDITRDALTGTLPQEVGLDLTGPLPSISYRKGCYVGQEIMARLEARGNARYHLVRLTGAGPWEAGAEITADGKVVGQAGLHAGSGSVARLRKELADGAGVQVAGQTATVTLITAHA, encoded by the coding sequence ATGCGGCGCGCCGCATCCCGTACCCTGGGCGGCATGTGGACCCGGATTCCCTCCAGCAGCCTGCGCGTGACCGGCGCGGACCGCGTGGATTTCGTGCATGGTCAGATGACGAACAACCTCCGCGCGGCGCCCACGCCGGGGCTCGTCCCCTGCGCGTTCCTGAACGTGCGCGGGCAGATCGAGCAGTTCGCCCGCGCGTACCGCCGCGAGCAGGACGTGTACCTGCATCTGGACGCCGGTCAGGCCGGGGCGCTGGCGGCGCGGCTGCGGCGGTACATCATCTTCGATCAGGTGGAGGTGCAGGACGTCACCGACGAGCTGCGGACCGTGCACGTGTGGCCCGGCGCGGTCCCCAGCGGCTGGCAGGCGGACGGAGGGGACGCGCAGACCTTCAGCCTGGCCGGGAGTACGGTACTGGCGGGCCGAGTGAACCGCGCGGGCGCGGCGGGCGTGGACCTGCATTACCTCGCCCGGCACGGGGACGCCGTCCTGGCGGCACTCCCGGGGACCGAGGTGGCCCTGGCTGAACTGGACGCCGCGCGCGTGCAGGCGGGCATCCCGGACATCACGCGCGACGCCCTGACCGGCACCCTCCCGCAGGAGGTCGGCCTGGACCTGACGGGGCCCCTGCCGTCGATCAGTTACCGCAAGGGCTGCTACGTGGGGCAGGAGATCATGGCCCGCCTGGAGGCCCGCGGGAACGCCCGCTACCACCTCGTGCGACTGACCGGCGCCGGACCCTGGGAGGCCGGGGCGGAGATCACGGCGGACGGGAAGGTCGTCGGTCAGGCCGGACTGCACGCCGGGAGCGGCAGCGTGGCCCGCCTGCGCAAGGAACTCGCGGACGGCGCCGGGGTGCAGGTGGCCGGACAGACGGCGACCGTCACGCTCATCACTGCGCATGCTTGA
- a CDS encoding ABC transporter permease: MTVAATKPQGRSRFQEFWTSPATRKLRRNPLAITGLIITILFGLIALFAPLLAKPSGNCLRDLNITEANEVYNPAGGAFWRAVFTPPSSCYRTERLSFAQEPSAPSAAAPFGTVNGYNIYYGLIWGTRTALKMAFIIVAITLALGVVIGAISGYYGGWIDNLIQRFIDVLFSLPPLILTVVILTILRARFQSGGGDYDPTLPIIVAFCVTGWAGYARLIRGEVLRTRQLEYVDAARSLGARDPRLILKHVVPNSVAAVFTIAVLDLATVPLTVAGLSFLGLGFESGSAEWGQMIDFARAWLKPEYWYVLVYPATFIVLFSLAFNLFGDGLRDALDPKSR; this comes from the coding sequence ATGACCGTTGCCGCCACCAAACCCCAGGGACGCAGCCGCTTCCAGGAGTTCTGGACCAGCCCCGCCACCCGCAAGCTGCGCCGCAACCCGCTGGCCATCACGGGCCTGATCATCACCATCCTGTTCGGCCTGATCGCGCTGTTCGCGCCGCTGCTGGCCAAACCCAGCGGCAACTGCCTGCGCGACCTGAACATCACCGAGGCGAACGAGGTCTACAACCCCGCCGGAGGGGCGTTCTGGCGCGCCGTGTTCACCCCGCCCTCCAGCTGCTACCGCACCGAACGTCTGAGCTTCGCGCAGGAACCCAGCGCGCCCAGCGCCGCCGCGCCCTTCGGGACCGTGAACGGCTACAACATCTACTACGGCCTGATCTGGGGTACCCGCACCGCGCTGAAGATGGCGTTCATCATCGTGGCGATCACCCTGGCGCTCGGCGTGGTCATCGGCGCGATCAGCGGCTACTACGGCGGCTGGATCGACAACCTGATCCAGCGCTTCATCGACGTGCTGTTCTCGCTGCCGCCCCTGATCCTGACGGTCGTGATCCTGACGATCCTGCGCGCCCGCTTCCAGAGCGGCGGCGGGGACTACGACCCGACCCTGCCGATCATCGTGGCGTTCTGCGTGACCGGCTGGGCCGGGTACGCCCGCCTGATCCGCGGTGAGGTGCTCCGCACCCGCCAGCTGGAGTACGTGGACGCCGCCCGCAGCCTGGGCGCGCGCGACCCCCGCCTGATCCTGAAGCACGTGGTGCCCAACAGCGTCGCCGCCGTGTTCACCATCGCCGTGCTGGACCTGGCGACCGTGCCGCTGACTGTCGCGGGCCTGTCCTTCCTGGGCCTGGGCTTCGAGTCCGGTTCCGCCGAGTGGGGTCAGATGATCGACTTCGCCCGCGCGTGGCTGAAACCCGAGTACTGGTACGTGCTCGTGTACCCGGCGACGTTCATCGTGCTGTTCAGCCTCGCCTTCAACCTGTTCGGTGACGGCCTGCGCGACGCGCTGGACCCCAAGTCCCGCTGA
- a CDS encoding ABC transporter permease, translating to MLNFIVKRLIQIPVVMLVLSLMIVGLTQLLTPEQRAAPYIRSEQMAARLEQIIEQRGLRDPFPVQYSRWLGSTLQGDLGYSKASNQDVIVTIKERLPRTVELTILTAIPILLISVWLGTLSALHKDKFIDQLLRVFVVLGYSLPSFVVGILLLAVFYAYLGWLPGSGQLNVVNTFALGDIKTYTGLLTVDAALNGRWDIAWDALQHMILPALTLVIVLSANIIKVMRNNMLEALTSDYVRTARAKGLSASVVNRKHARRNALLSIVTLGGFLIIGLLGGSLITETIFAFPGIGQWVVQAAVGVDLAAVLGFAMLTAVIVVVVSTIVDILYGVIDPRVRFD from the coding sequence ATGCTCAATTTCATCGTGAAGCGACTCATCCAGATTCCTGTGGTGATGCTCGTGCTCTCCCTGATGATCGTCGGCCTGACCCAGCTGCTCACCCCCGAGCAGCGCGCTGCGCCGTACATCCGCAGCGAACAGATGGCCGCCCGCCTGGAACAGATCATCGAACAGCGCGGCCTGCGCGACCCCTTCCCCGTCCAGTACAGCCGCTGGCTGGGCAGCACCCTGCAGGGTGACCTGGGGTACTCCAAGGCCAGCAACCAGGACGTGATCGTCACGATCAAGGAGCGGCTGCCCCGCACGGTCGAACTGACCATCCTGACCGCCATCCCGATCCTGCTGATCAGCGTGTGGCTGGGCACCCTGAGCGCCCTGCACAAGGACAAGTTCATCGACCAGCTGCTGCGTGTGTTCGTGGTCCTGGGATACTCGCTGCCCAGCTTCGTGGTCGGCATCCTGCTGCTCGCCGTGTTCTACGCCTACCTGGGCTGGCTGCCCGGCTCGGGCCAGCTGAACGTCGTGAACACCTTCGCACTGGGCGACATCAAGACCTACACCGGCCTGCTGACCGTCGACGCCGCCCTGAACGGCCGCTGGGACATCGCCTGGGACGCCCTGCAGCACATGATCCTCCCGGCCCTGACGCTGGTGATCGTCCTGAGCGCCAACATCATCAAGGTCATGCGCAACAACATGCTCGAGGCGCTGACCAGCGACTACGTCCGCACCGCGCGCGCCAAGGGCCTGTCCGCCAGCGTCGTGAACCGCAAGCACGCCCGCCGCAACGCCCTGCTGAGCATCGTCACGCTGGGCGGCTTCCTGATCATCGGACTGCTGGGCGGCTCGCTGATCACCGAGACGATCTTCGCGTTCCCCGGCATCGGCCAGTGGGTCGTGCAGGCCGCCGTGGGCGTCGACCTGGCCGCCGTGCTGGGCTTCGCCATGCTGACCGCCGTGATCGTGGTCGTCGTGAGCACCATCGTCGACATCCTGTACGGCGTGATCGACCCGCGCGTGAGGTTCGACTGA
- a CDS encoding ABC transporter substrate-binding protein: protein MKKVAALATLLTLTSALAAAPKDTLVYQSSSDIPTLDPGVTYDTASGGVVENIYETLVSYSGASLSKLEPLLATKWTISNGGKTYTFDLRKGVKFHSGNAMTCADAEYTFERNLVTNSAESGNWFLAESLLGTGANADDDKTITWARIDKAVECNGAGQLIFNLPAVDPAFLAKLAFSGQSVVDSKHAAGLGEWNGKEATWKDWVGKDLTNSKLSQTPSGTGAYKLVRKDSNTLLATAFDGYWGKKPAIKNIVIQKVSELAARQQAFLRGDADLIDGGGRAVDETQVKGKAGVAWIDNLENTLASAFFMNQNIKNPALLGSGKLDGKGIPATFFKDANVRRAFSYAFDYQKYITDVQKGKGKQRTMLLPEIFGGYDAKVSKYSYDKAKAESFFKRAYGGQLWKNGFTLTANYRQGNEPAQKAMEILKANVEALNPKFRINIQAKQWSEMLKDSKDGKEAMTIMGWAPDYADPDNFMYTFYSSNGYYNPRLNWKDAQIDKWLEQARSTVNNTERNRLYSLVGKKAFEQAPYILMPAGIAYIFMRDNLVGVSASNYNPMISFSATGTFWKELSKK from the coding sequence ATGAAAAAAGTTGCTGCTCTCGCCACCCTGCTGACCCTCACCAGCGCCCTCGCGGCCGCGCCCAAGGACACCCTGGTCTACCAGTCCTCCTCCGACATCCCCACCCTGGACCCCGGCGTCACCTACGACACGGCCTCCGGCGGCGTCGTCGAAAACATCTACGAGACCCTGGTCAGCTACAGCGGCGCCAGCCTCAGCAAGCTCGAGCCCCTGCTGGCCACCAAGTGGACCATCAGCAACGGCGGCAAGACCTACACCTTCGACCTGCGTAAGGGCGTGAAGTTCCACAGCGGCAACGCCATGACCTGCGCCGACGCCGAGTACACCTTCGAGCGCAACCTGGTCACCAACAGCGCCGAGTCCGGCAACTGGTTCCTCGCCGAGAGCCTCCTGGGCACCGGCGCCAACGCCGACGACGACAAGACCATCACCTGGGCCCGCATCGACAAGGCCGTCGAGTGCAATGGCGCCGGCCAGCTGATCTTCAACCTGCCCGCCGTGGACCCCGCCTTCCTGGCCAAACTGGCCTTCTCCGGCCAGAGCGTCGTGGACAGCAAGCACGCCGCCGGCTTGGGCGAGTGGAACGGCAAGGAAGCCACCTGGAAGGACTGGGTCGGCAAGGACCTGACCAACAGCAAGCTGAGCCAGACCCCCAGCGGCACCGGCGCGTACAAGCTGGTCCGCAAGGACTCCAACACCCTGCTGGCCACCGCGTTCGACGGCTACTGGGGCAAGAAGCCCGCGATCAAGAACATCGTGATCCAGAAGGTCAGCGAACTCGCCGCCCGTCAGCAGGCCTTCCTGCGCGGCGACGCCGACCTGATCGACGGCGGTGGCCGCGCGGTCGACGAGACCCAGGTCAAGGGCAAGGCCGGCGTCGCCTGGATCGACAACCTGGAAAACACCCTCGCCAGCGCGTTCTTCATGAACCAGAACATCAAGAACCCCGCGCTGCTGGGCAGCGGCAAGCTGGACGGCAAGGGCATCCCCGCGACCTTCTTCAAGGACGCCAACGTGCGCCGCGCCTTCAGCTACGCCTTCGACTACCAGAAGTACATCACCGACGTGCAGAAGGGTAAGGGCAAGCAGCGCACCATGCTGCTCCCCGAGATCTTCGGCGGCTACGACGCCAAGGTCAGCAAGTACAGCTACGACAAGGCCAAGGCCGAGTCCTTCTTCAAGCGCGCCTACGGCGGCCAGTTGTGGAAGAACGGCTTCACCCTGACCGCCAACTACCGCCAGGGCAACGAGCCCGCGCAGAAGGCCATGGAAATCCTGAAGGCCAACGTCGAAGCGCTGAACCCCAAGTTCCGCATCAACATCCAGGCCAAGCAGTGGAGCGAGATGCTCAAGGACTCCAAGGACGGCAAGGAAGCCATGACCATCATGGGCTGGGCGCCTGACTACGCCGACCCCGACAACTTCATGTACACCTTCTACAGCAGCAACGGGTACTACAACCCCCGCCTGAACTGGAAGGACGCCCAGATCGACAAGTGGCTCGAGCAGGCCCGCAGCACGGTCAACAACACCGAGCGCAACCGCCTGTACAGCCTGGTCGGCAAGAAGGCCTTCGAGCAGGCCCCCTACATCCTGATGCCCGCCGGGATCGCGTACATCTTCATGCGCGACAACCTGGTCGGCGTGAGCGCCAGCAACTACAACCCCATGATCTCCTTCAGCGCCACCGGCACCTTCTGGAAGGAACTCAGCAAGAAGTAA
- a CDS encoding D-alanine--D-alanine ligase family protein, with product MKKRILLLAGGQSGEHEVSLMSARSVLNALPRDQFDVTPVVISKQGRWLPPTETQRALESGEAATGGDLVLHRAASAEGYDAVFPLLHGPMGEDGTVQGLLTLAGIPFVGSGVLGSAVSMDKVMTKQVLASAGIPQVAWALAVRREWQQQPDSVRERAAALGYPLFVKPANLGSSVGISKVARAEDLDGALNLAFSLDRRVILEAMTAHKPREVEVGILGNDAPIASPVGELRFEADFYDYETKYTEGRATMHIPAPLSAEVAEQVRALALRAFRALDCAGLARVDFFYVEETGELLLNEVNTMPGFTTTSMYPKLFEAAGLSYSALVTRLVELALEER from the coding sequence GTGAAGAAGCGCATCCTCCTGCTGGCCGGCGGCCAGTCCGGTGAACACGAGGTTAGCCTCATGAGTGCCCGCAGTGTCCTGAATGCCCTGCCCCGCGACCAGTTCGACGTGACGCCCGTCGTGATCAGCAAGCAGGGCCGCTGGCTGCCCCCCACCGAGACGCAGCGCGCCCTGGAATCCGGCGAGGCCGCGACCGGCGGGGACCTCGTGCTGCACCGCGCCGCCAGCGCCGAGGGCTACGACGCGGTGTTCCCGCTGCTGCACGGCCCGATGGGCGAGGACGGCACCGTGCAGGGCCTGCTGACCCTGGCCGGGATTCCCTTCGTGGGCAGCGGCGTGCTGGGTTCGGCGGTCAGCATGGACAAGGTCATGACCAAGCAGGTGCTGGCCTCGGCGGGCATTCCGCAGGTCGCGTGGGCACTGGCCGTGCGCCGCGAGTGGCAGCAGCAGCCCGACAGCGTGCGTGAACGCGCCGCTGCACTGGGCTACCCGCTGTTCGTGAAGCCCGCCAACCTGGGCTCCAGCGTGGGCATCAGCAAGGTCGCCCGCGCCGAGGACCTGGACGGCGCGCTGAACCTGGCGTTCAGCCTGGACCGCCGCGTGATCCTGGAAGCCATGACCGCCCACAAGCCCCGCGAGGTCGAGGTCGGCATCCTGGGCAACGACGCGCCCATCGCCAGCCCGGTCGGGGAACTGCGCTTCGAGGCGGACTTCTACGACTACGAGACGAAGTACACCGAGGGCCGCGCGACCATGCACATCCCCGCGCCCCTGAGCGCCGAGGTCGCCGAGCAGGTGCGTGCCCTGGCGCTGCGGGCCTTCCGCGCGCTGGACTGCGCCGGACTGGCCCGCGTGGACTTCTTCTACGTCGAGGAGACCGGCGAACTGCTGCTGAACGAGGTGAACACCATGCCGGGCTTCACGACGACCAGCATGTACCCCAAGCTGTTCGAGGCGGCGGGCCTCAGCTACAGCGCCCTGGTCACCCGACTGGTGGAACTGGCCCTCGAAGAACGCTGA
- a CDS encoding FeoA family protein, whose protein sequence is MPDVPLDSLTPGQTAHVVALDPAHPLRRRLMELGFVRGAPVTVIRRAPMGDPVELRIGATLLALRADDLRLIRVRA, encoded by the coding sequence ATGCCGGATGTGCCCCTCGACTCCCTGACCCCCGGTCAGACCGCGCACGTCGTGGCCCTCGACCCCGCCCACCCGCTGCGCCGCCGCCTGATGGAACTGGGCTTCGTGCGCGGCGCGCCTGTCACCGTGATCCGCCGCGCCCCCATGGGCGACCCGGTGGAACTGCGCATCGGGGCGACCCTGCTGGCCCTGCGCGCCGACGACCTGCGCCTGATCCGGGTGCGCGCGTGA